GCGCCAAGAACAAGGAATCCGCCATCGTGGTGGTGGACGACAAGACCCGCAGCTGCAAGGCGGTCATCAAGGACAAGCGCCTGATCACCCCGACCGGCAAGTTCAACGTGTTCAACACCCAGCACGATATTTATTGATAGCCCGGGCATGACGCCGCCGCGCCGTGAGGTGGCGGCGGCCGATGCCCGCCAAGGAGATAACGCCATGTACAAGACATTGCTGACTGTCGGCCTGCTGTCCGCCGGCCTGCTGCTGGCCGCCCCGGCCAACGCCTCGCTGGAGCTGGCCAAGAAGAACAACTGCCTGGCCTGCCACAGCGTGGATCACAAGGTGGTAGGGCCGGCGTTCAAGGACGTTGCCGCCAAGTACAAGGGCCAGAACGTGCAGGCCAAGCTGGAAGAGAAAGTCCGCAAGGGCGGTTCCGGCAGCTTTGGCCCGGTGCCGATGTCGCCCAACCCGCAGGTGCCGGATGCCGAGCTGAAGCAGCTGGTGAAGTGGGTGTTGTCGCAATAAGTCGTATCTGTAAAGCGGCCGGCCGCAAGGTTGGCCGCACGCTGCGACGGCTTGTGCCAGCAGGTGCCGCCTGCTGGCGCAAGCCTTTGCCGGAAGATCAAGCATGAAACCTCCTCCTGCCAGCCCCTTGCGGCTGAGTCTGAAATGCCTGCTGCTGCTGGTTTGCAGCGCCGTGTTGTTCTACGAGTCCGCCCATGCCGAAACCCCGGGCGCGCCAGCCCCCGCCCGCACCGCCGAGCTGCAGCACCTGCTGCGCCAGGATTGCGGCGCCTGCCATGGCATGACGCTGCAGGGCGGGCTGGGCAGCCCGCTCACCGCCGCGGCGCTGGCCGGCAAGCCGGCGGACAGCCTGGTCGCCACCTTGCTGGATGGCCGCCCCGGCACCGCCATGCCGCCGTGGCGACCGTTCATCAGCGAGGACGAGGCGCGCTGGCTGATCCGGCAACTGCAACAGGGAAGCGCACCATGAAACGATTGAGCAAACTGGCGCTGGCCATGGCCGCCGCCGCACTGCTGGCAGGCTGCGCCAGCCCGGCGCTGCGTGGCAGCGGCGACCTGGGAGTAGTGATAGAACGCGCCAGCGGCAGCGTGCAGGTGGTGGACAACAGCCACCTGGCGCAGCTGTCGCGGGTAACGGGGCTGGGCGATCTGTCGCACGCCTCGCTGGTGTACAGCCGCGATGCGCGCTACGTGTACGTGTTCGGCCGCGACGGCGGGCTGTCCAAGGTGGACATCCTCAGCGGCAAGCTGGTGGCGCGGGTAATGCAGGCCGGCAACAGCATAGGCGGCGCCATTTCCAGCGACGGCCGCATCGTGGCGGCGCAGAACTACAGCCCGGGGGGAGTGAAGCTGTTCGATGCCGACAGCCTGGCGCTGCTGGCCGATGTACCGGCGGTGGATGAACACGGCCAGCCATCCAAGGTGGTGGGCCTGGCCGACCTGCCGGGCAACCGTTTTGCCTACAGCCTGTTCGAGGCCGGCGAGATCTGGCTGCTGGATGCGGCCAACCCTCGCGCGCCGAAAGTGAGCAAATACCGCGACATCGGCCGCCAGCCCTATGACGGCCTGGCCAGCGGCGATGGCCGCTACTACATTGCCGGCCTGTACGGCGAGGACGGCCTGGCGCTGCTGGACACCTGGCACCCAGAGGCCGGCGTGCGTCGCATCCTGCCGGGCTACGGCCAGGGCCAGCAGCGGCAGCCGGTGTACAAGATGCCGCACCTGCGCGGCTGGAGCATGGCCGGCGATTACGCCTTCCTGCCGGCCATCGGCCACAACAGCGTGTTGGTGGCGGACAGCCGCAGCTGGCAGCAGGTGACACAGGTGCCGGTGTACGGTCAGCCGGTGTTCGTGATGGCCGAGCCGTCCGGGCGCCGGGTGTGGGTGAACTTTGCCTACCCGCACAACGACACCGTGCAGGTGATCGATGTGCCCAGCATGCAGGTCATCAAGACGCTGAAGCCGGGCAAGGCCATCCTGCACATGGAGTTCACCGGCCGTGGCGATGCGGTGTGGTTGTCCAGCCGCGATGACGACAAGCTGGTGGTGATCGACACCCAGAACTTTGCCACCGTGGCCGAGCTGCCTGCGGCCAACCCTTCCGGCATCTTCTTCAGCTGGCGCGCCGCGCGCATGGGGATGTGACATGCAGCAGCGTTTGCAGGACCCGTTCTTGCGGCTGCTGGACCGCTACCAGCGCGACTTCCCGCTGCAGTCGGCGCCGTTCGCGCTGCTGGCCGCCGAGTGCGGCCTGCCGGAGTCGGTGCTGCTGCTGCGCCTGCAGCAGGCGCGCGACGACGGCTTGATCAGCCGCATCGGCGCCGTGTTCGCCCCCAACACCGTGGGCGCCAGCACCCTGGCGGCGCTGGCGGTGCCGCCGGCGCGGCTGGACGAGGTAGCGGCACTGGTGAGCAGCCTGCCGCAGGTCAACCACAACTACGCGCGCGATCACCATTACAACCTGTGGTTCGTGCTGGCGGCGCCCGACCGCGCCGGCATTGTCGCCGCGCTGGCGCGCATCGCGGAGCTTACCGGCCTGGTGCCGCTGGATCTGCCGCTGGAGCGCGAATACCACATCGACCTGGGTTTTGCCCTGGGCGAGCAGGGGCCGTCGCGGCGAGTTACCGTCAGCCCGCCGCCGCCGGCGCTGGATGAGGCCGACCGCCGGCTGATCAGCGCGCTGGGCGACGGCCTGCCGCTGCTGCCATGCCCGTTTCTGCCACTGGCCGCCGCCAGCGGCCTGGCCGAACAGGCGGTGCGCGAACGCTTGCAGGATTGGGAAACCAGCGGCGTGGTGCGCCGTTTCGGCTTTGTGCTGCGCCATCACGAGCTGGGCTTTCGCGGCAACGCCATGTGCGTGTGGCAGGTGCCGGCCGCGGCGCGCGACGATATCGGCGCCCGCTTGGCCGGCGATGCCGCGGTGTCGCTGTGCTATGCCCGCCCGCCGCTCGGCCCGCACTGGCCGTACAACCTGTTCTGCATGATCCATACCCGCGATGCCGACAGCGCACGGCGCGAGGTGCGGCGGCTGGCCGAGGAACACCTGCTGCTGCACGTGCCGCAGGCCATGCTGCTGTCCACCCGCCGCTACACCCAGCGCGGCGCCCGTTACCACCAGGAAACCACATGAATGCTGCCTTGCCGCTGGATGTCATCGACAGCCTGATTATCGACCGCCTGCAGGGCGGCTTTCCGCTGCTGCCAGGGCCGTTCGCACTCGCGGGCGAGCCGCTGGGCCTGTCGGCCGCCAAGCTGTGCGAGCGGCTGCAGTCGCTGCTGGATCGCAAGGTGCTGACCCGCTTCGGCCCCATGTACCAGGTGGAGCGCATGGGCGGCGCCTTCGTGCTGGCGGCGATGGTGGTGCCGGAGGCGCGCTACGACGCGGTGGCGGCGCAGCTGGACGCGCTGCCGGCAGTGGCGCACAACTACCGCCGCGAGCACGAGCTGAACATGTGGTTCGTGCTGGCCACCAGCACGCCGGGGCGCATCTACGACGCCATGCTGGAGATCGAGGAGGCCACCGGCCTGCGGGTGTACGACTTTCCCAAGCTGCGCGAGTACTACGTGGGCATGCAGTTCGCGGTGGGCGGCAGCGCCCCGGTGGGGCGGCGCGAGCTGGTGGCCGGCGATGCCGGCGCGGTGGCGCTGGACGACACCGACTGGCAGCTGATCCGCCGCACCCAGGGCGGGCTGCCGCTGCTGGCCGAGCCGTGGCAGCAGCTGGGCGCCGAGTTGGGCCTGGCGGCCGACGAGGTGTGCACGCGGCTGGCCGCCATGGTGCAGAACGGGGTGATCCGCCGTATCGGCGCGGTGCCCAACCACTACGCCATCGGCTATGCGGCCAACGGTATGGCGGTGTTCGATGTGGACGACGAGCAGGTGGATGCGCTGGGGCAGCAGGTGGGCGCGCAGCCCTTTGTCAGCCACTGCTACCGCCGGCTGCGGCGCCAGCCGGTGTGGCCGTACAACCTGTTCGCCATGTGCCACGGCCGCAGCCGCGACGAGGTGCAGGACCAGGTGGCGGCGATACGGCAGCAGCTGGGCGACGCCTGCCGCCGCCACGAGGTGCTGTTCTCCAGCCGCATCCTGAAGAAAAGCGGCTTGCGGGTGTGAGCCTGCCGCCATCTGCTTTGCATATACAGCTTGCCGCCGGCCGGCGATCCCGATACAACTATCGATAAGAACAAATGCTGTACGGGGGAGGAGTATGACGGGGCAGTGCATGCGGCGGCTGTGGGCCGTGCTGTTGTGCTGGGGCCTGCTGGCGCCGGCGCTGGCGGCCGACATCAGCTACATGGTGATCGAGCAGGTGGAGCCGTTCCAGATCGTGACGCGCGACGACCCGATGCATGGCGGCCTGGTAACCGAAATCGTGCGCCAGGTGTTCCACGGCAGCCCGCACCGGATTCACCCGATAGTGGCGCCGGGGCCACGGATGGCATCGCTGCGCAGCAGCGGGCAGACGCCCAACTGGCTGAGCTACGGCGCCAGGCCCTGGCTGCAGCCGGGCTGGCAGATGTCGCAGCAGCCCATCTTCAGCTGGCACCACGTACTGGCGGTGCCCAGGAGCAGCCGCTTCCGCTATCACCGGCTCCGCGACCTGTTCGAGCAGCAGCTGATCCTGATGCACGGTTACGACTACCCGGGGCTGGACAACTACCTGCGCAGCAAATCGGCGCAGGGCCGCATCATCGACCAGCGCGCGCTGTCGCAGGACAGCGCCATCCGCATGCTGCGCGCCGGGCGCGGCGTGGGCTATGTCGATACCGAGATGCGGCTGCTATACAACCTGCGCGAGCAGGGGCTGTCGCCGGACGACTTCCGTTTCTACGACCTGTCGGCGGTGATACCGGTGATCGACATCCACCTGATGTACGACCGCAGCATGCCGGAGGAGGTCAAGACCCTGATTGACAGCCGGCTGGCGCAGATGCGCCAGAGCGGCCAGCTGGCCGCCATGGTGCGGCACTATCGCTTGCACTAGCGGCTGCGCTAGCGCGGCGTGCGGCCAACCCCTGGGAGGCCGGCGTTCAGACGCTTTGCGCGCGCCCCAGCCGGTTCAGCCACAGCGAGGCCAGGATCACCGCGCCACCCAGCGCCAGTCGCTGCAGGTTGGCGTGGTGGTTCCAGATCAGCACATTCACCAGCAGCCCGGCCGGCACGTGCAGCTCGTTCATGATCGCCAGCGTGCCGGCGCTGACCTGCGCGCTGCCCTTCACCCACCAGTACATGCCCAGCGCGGTGGCGAACAGCCCCATATAGACCAGCACGCTCCACTGTATGGTGCTGTGCGGCAGCTTCGCCGGGTTGCCGAACAGCAGGAAGGACGGCAACGCCACCAGCAGCGCACCCAGGAAGAAATGGCCGAAGTAGCGGTGCAGCGGCAGTTGCTGCGGGTAGTTTTGCAGCAGGCGGCGGCACAGCACCTGGCCGGCGGCAAAGGTGAAGTTGGCCAGCTGCAGCAGCAGAAAGCCCAGCAGGTATTCGCCCTGCAGCGGCTGGAAGCGGATGACGATGCCGCCGCCCACCGCCACCGCGGCGGCCAGCAGCGCCCAGCGGTTGAGGCGGCGCGACAGTGCATCGTCCAGCAGGGTGACGTAGATCGGCGTCAGCACGGTGAACAGCAGCACCTCCGGCACGGTCAGCACGGCAAAACTGCGGTACAGGCACAGGTAGGTGATGCCGAACTGCAGCGCGCCGGCCAGCCAGAAGCCGCCGGCCAGCCGCTGCGGCAGCCCGCGCCACACGGTAAACGGCAGGAACACGGCGGTGGCGATCAGCACGCGCAGCAGCACGGCAAAGTCGCTGTCCACCTGCGCCGCCAGGTACTGGCCGATCAGGCTGAAGGAAAACGCCCACAGAATGGTGACGATGATCAGGTAAGGCATGGCAATCGGTTTGTAAACGGTATCGGGCCGAGATGATAGGCGCAGACGGCCCGGCGGGAAAGCCGTGGCGGCGCCCAGTGTGTTCTGTGCCGGGGCGTCCCCGGGGCTACACTGAAAGGGTGCGCACAGGCGCACGATGCACTGCCCGCTGCATGCCGGCGGGCAAGGAGTATGGTCATGTCTTCCCTACGCAGACAGCGCGGCTGGTACAACGGCGCCCTCATGATGGCGCTGGTACTGGTCTTGGTGCTGTTCATGGCGCAGCCGTGGATTCCGCTGCTGCTGCTGGCTGCCCTGGGCAGCGCGGCAGTGGTCACCTTCACCATGCGCGGTGGCAGCTTCCTGAAAGAGTGGTACCGGCAACACCATCCGCACCTGCATTGAGCGCCGTTTGACTGGCGCTTGACTGCAGTCAATGAGATTGCCGCTGGCAACACCGACGATGACGCCATTGTTATCGCCGGAGGCTGTCATGTTGCGTCTGAGCCATTACCTGCACACCCTGCTGCACCCGGCGCCGCTGGCGTCAGCGCGACCGCCGGCCGGCCCGGTGGTGATCTGGAACCTGATCCGCCGCTGCAACCTTACCTGCCAGCACTGCTATTCCACCTCCGCCGACAAGGATTTCGACGGCGAACTGTCCACCGATGAAGTGTTCACGGTGCTGGACGACCTGTACGCCTTCGGCGTGCGGGTGCTGATCCTGTCCGGCGGCGAGCCACTGCTACGGCCGGACATCTTCACCATCGGCCGCCGCGCGCGCGACATGGGCTTCTACGTGGGGCTGTCCAGCAACGGCACGCTGATCGATGCGGCCAACGTTGGCCGCATCGCCGATACCGGCTTCGACTACGTGGGCGTGAGCCTGGACGGCATCGGCGCCACCCACGACCGCTTCCGCCGCATGGATGGCGGCTTTGCGCGCGCGCTGGACGGCATCTGCCTGGCGCGCGACGTGGGCATCAAGGTGGGCGTGCGCTACACCATGACCGAGGACAACGCCCACGACCTGCCGGCGCTGCTGCAACTGGTGGCGGACGAGGGCATCGACAAGTTCTACTTCTCGCACCTGAACTACGCCGGGCGCGGCAACAAGCACCGCGACAGCGACGCGCGCCACGCGCGCACCCGCTGGGCGATGGACCTGCTGCTGGACGCCTGCCATGCGCACCTGCGGGCCGGCGACCCGCGCGACTTCGTTACCGGCAACAACGACGCCGACGGCATCTACCTGCTGCAGTGGGCGGCGCGGCACTACCCGGCCGAGGCGCCGGCGCTGCAGCAGCGGCTGCTGCAGTGGGGCGGCAACGCCAGCGGTGTCAATGTGGCCAATATCGATAACGTCGGCAATGTGCATCCGGACACCATGTGGTGGCAGGTGACGCTGGGCAATGTGCGCGAGCGGCCGTTTTCCGCCATCTGGCCGGATACCAGCCACCCGCTGATGGCCGGGCTCAAGCAGCGGCCGCGGCCGGTGACCGGGCGCTGCGCCGCCTGCGCCCACCTGGCGATCTGCAACGGCAACACCCGCGTGCGCGCCTGGCAGCTTACCGGCGACTACTGGGCGGCCGACCCGGCCTGTTACCTCACCGACGCCGAAATCGGCGTGACGCCGGGCAGCTACACCCTGCCGGCGCTGACGCCGTGGCGACGCGGCAGCATCCGGGAGGTGCAGGCATGAAGCGCCAGCTGCTGTTGCTGTTGACTGCCCTGCTGCCGCTGGCGGCGCAGGCCGACCCGGCGGCGCTGTACCAGCAGCACTGCCAGAGCTGCCACGGCGCCGAGCGCATGGGGGCAATGGCGCCGGCGCTGCTGCCGCAGAGCCTGGAGCGGCTGAAGCCGGCCGAGGTGCTGGCCACCATCCGCGACGGCCGCACCGCCACGCAGATGGCCGGCTTTGCCGGCCGGCTGTCCGATGCCGACATCCGCGCACTGGCCGGCTGGCTGGCCACCCCGCCGGCCACGCCGCCGGCCTGGCGCGAGGCGGATACCGCGGCCTCGCGCATCCAGTATGTCAATCCGGCCAGCCTGCCGGCCAGGCCGCAGTTTGCGGCGGGCATCGACCCGCGCAACCTGTTCGTGGTGGTGGAAGCGGGCGATCACCACGTCACCGTGCTGGATGGCGACCGCTTCCAGCCGCTTACCCGTTTCCAGAGCCGCTTCGCGCTGCATGGCGGGCCCAAGTTCTCGCCGGACGGGCGCTTTGTCTACTTTGCCAGCCGTGATGGCTGGATCAGCCAGTACGACCTGTACACGCTGCAGACCGTGGCGGAGATCCGCGTCGGGCTGAACACCCGCAACCTGGCGGTATCGGCCGATGGCCGCTGGGTGCTGGCCGGCAACACCCTGCCGCAGTCCCTGGTGCTGCTGGACGCCAACGGCCTCAAACCGGTGAAGACCTACCCGGTGCAGGATCGCGGCGGCAAGCCGTCGCGGGTATCGGCGGTGTACGACGCCGCACCGCGCAACAGCTTCGTCGTAGCGCTGAAGGATGCCGCCGAGCTGTGGGAAATCTCCTACGACCCCAAGGCGGCGCCGATCTACCCCGGCTACGTGCACGACTACCAGATGGGCGAGGGCCTGGCGCTGCCCGGCTACCTCAACCCGCGCGTGACGCCGCTGGACATGGTGCTGGACGACTTCTTCTTTGACGACAGCTACCGCCACGTGATGGCGGCCTCGCGCGACGGCCACGCCCAGGTGATCAACCTGGACAGCCGCAGCAAGGTGGCCGAGCTGCCGCTGGACGGCATGCCGCACCTGGGCTCCGGCATCACCTTCGAACAGGACGGCCACCACTACATGGCCACGCCGAACCTCAACAGCGGCCGGGTGACGGTGATAGACATGGACCGCTGGCAGGTGGCGGCCAATATCGCCACGCCGGGGCCGGGCTTCTTCCTGCGCAGCCACGACAACACGCCGTACGCCTGGGTGGACGCCATGATGTCGCCGCAGCGCGACACGCTTTCCATCATCGACAAGCGCAGTTTCAAGGTGGTGCGCCAGCTCACGCTGCGGCCGGGCAAGACCAATGCCCACGTGGAGTTCACCCGCGACGGCCGCTACGCGCTGGTGAGCATCATGGAAACGCCGGGCGAGCTGGTGGTGGTGGATGCCGCCACCTTCCGCGAAGTGGCGGCGCTGCCGATGATGAAGCCCATCGGCAAGTACAACGTTTACAACAAGGTGACGCGCTCCAGTGGGACTAGTCATTAGGAGCTAGCCGTCACCCTCTTCCGGCGCATGGCAGTGCGCCGGCGGCCGGCGTAGCCTTGCGCCAGATATTTTCATCGTCGAGGGCAGTATGTCACCGATAGACGTTTCGGCGTTTCTGAGTCACCAGCCGTTGTTCCAGCAACTGTCACCGGCGCAGCTGCAGGCGCTGGTGCCGGCCACGCGCGAGCTGCGCGGGCTGAAAGGGCAGGTGATCTTTCAGCGGGGCGATACCTGCGACGGCATGTATTTGCTGGTGTACGGCAAGGTCAAGCTGGCCCTCAGCTCCAACGGCGGGGTGGAAAAGGTGGTGGAGATCCTGCACCCGGGGCAGAGCTTCGGCGAGGCGGTGATGTTCCTCAACCAGCCGTTCCCGGTGATGGCACAGTTCATCGAGGACGGCCTGCTGCTGCATGTCAGCTCGCATGCGATCCGCGCCGCCATCGTCAGCGACCCCGGCTTTGCGCAGCGCATGCTGGCCGGCCTGGCGCTGCGCCTGCACAACCTGATGCGCGATGTGGCGCGCTACTCGGTGGAAAACGCCTCGCAGCGGGTGGCCGGCTACCTGCTGCAGCTGCAGCGCCAGCGCGGCGACAGTGTGGTGCGGCTGGCGGTGAACAAGAACGTGATCGCCTCGCGCCTCAACATCACCCCGGAAACCTTCTCGCGCGTGCTGCACAGCCTGGTGGAGCAGGGCGCGATAGCGGTGCGCGGCCGCGACATCGACATCATCGACCCGCCCTTGCTGCAACAGCTGGAAACGCAGTAAGGGCACGGCTTGCCTGTGCTGGCGATGCGGCCAACCTTTACAGGGTTGGCCGCATTTTTCATGGCGGCCGTGCAGCTTGGGCCGAGCGTAGCGAAGCCCAACGTTTACCGTATGGTTTGCTTAGTGGTAGGGCGGAAGCCGCAAAGCGGCGTTCCGCCATGCGGCCAAATTTATTTCCGCATGACGAAACGCCCTGTAGGGCGGGTTGGCCGCAAGCCATACCCGCGCGCAGTTGTCGGTGCTCGCGGGTATGAACCTCTGGTTCAACCCGCCCTACGTGATGTGTAGGTTGGGCCGAGCGTAGCGAAGCCCAACGCTTACCGCGTGGTTTGCTCAGTGGTAGGGCGGAAGCCGCAAAGCGGCGTTCCGCAGCCATGCGACCAGGCTTGCTCCCGCATGACGAAACGCCCTGTAGGGCGGGTTGGCCGCGGCCATACCCGCGCGCAGTTGTCGGTGTACGCGGGTATGAACCGCTGGTTTAACCCGCCCTACGTGCCGCGTAGTGCGGATGCGCTGCGCTTATCCTGGCTACGGATGGCGTAGAGAGGAAACCACCATGCGGCCAACCCTGGGCGGCTGCAATAAAAATGCCGCTCATTGCTGAGCGGCATTTTCGCGTTTACGTGCTGGCTACAGGCTCAGGTCACCGAGGCGCGCTGGTGGAATTCGGGGCGATCCCAGCTGCCGCTGTCCAGGATGTCGCGCAGCACTTCCACCGCGTCCCAGATGTCGGCATGGCCCAGGTACAGCGGGGTGACGCCGAAGCGCAGCACTTCCGGCTCGCGGTAGTCGCCGATCACGCCGCGGGCGATCAGCGCCTGCATCACCGCGAAGCCCTGCGGGTGGCGGTAGCTGACGTGGCTGCCGCGCTTGCCATGTTCGCGCGGGGTGATCAGCGTCAGCGGGTGTTGGCCGCAGCGCTGCTCCACCAGCTGGATGAACAGGTCGGTGAGCGCCAGCGACTTGGCGCGGATGTCGGCCATGTCGGCTTGCAGCGCCACGTCCAGCCCGCATTCCACCATCGCCATCGAGGTGATCGGCTGCGTGCCGCACAGGAAGCGGCGGATGCCGTGCGCCGGCTGGTAGTTGTCGGTCATGGCGAACGGGCGGTTGTGGCCCCACCAGCCGGACAGCGGCTGCCAGAAGCGGTCCTGGTGGCGCGGCGCCACCCAGATGAAGGCCGGGGAGCCCGGGCCGCCGTTCAGGTATTTGTAGGTGCAGCCCACGGCGAAGTCGGCGTCGGCGGCGTTCAGGTCCACTTCCACTGCGCCGGCGGCATGCGCCAGGTCCCAGATCACCAGCGCGCCGCGCTGGTGTGCCAGCGCGGAGACGGCGGCCATGTCGTACATGGCGCCGGTACGGTAGTTCACGTGCGACAGCGCCAGCACCGCCACGTCGGCATCCAGCGCCTGCTCCAGCGGCAGCGCGTCGTCGATCAGGCGCAGCTCGTAGCCCTGCTGCAGCAGGTCGATCATGCCTTCGATCATGTAGATGTCGGTGGGGAAGTTGTCGCGCTCGGACACGATGACGCGGCGCTGCGGCTGGGCCTGCTGCTGGATGCGGATGGCGGCGGCCAGGGCCTTGAACAGGTTCAGCGAGGTGGTGTCGGTAACCACCACTTCGTTTTCGCCGGCGCCGATCAGCTGGCCCAGCTTGTTGCCCAGGCGGCCGGGCAGCTCGAACCAGCCGGCAGTGTTCCAGCTGCGGATCAGGCCCACGCCCCATTCCTGCGCCACCACTTCGGCACAGCGCGACATCGACGCCTTGGGCTGCGCGCCCAGCGAGTTGCCATCCAGGTAGATGACGCCCTGCGGAATGTTGAATTGCTCCTTGAACGAAGCCAGCGGGTCGCGGGCATCGGCGGCCAGGCAGTCGGCACGGGTCAGCATGTCTGTGTTCCTCTTTACGTAGATGCCGGCGGCGCCGGCTGCTGCAATTGTTCGGTGCGTTGGCCGCACCGCTCTCCACACCAAAATCGTAGCACCGCGGCAAGTTTGGCTGGTTGCAAACTTGACTTGTGAAACGGCGGTTTTTCGCAAATCATGCAGTGGTGAGGTGAATGTAAGAAAGGATCTTGCGTATGCAACTGGATGCCATCGATTTTCGCATTATGACCGCGCTGCAGGCCAATGGCCGGCTCAGCAACCAGGACCTGGCCGACAAGGTGGCGCTGTCGCCATCGGCCTGCCTGCGGCGGGTACGCACGCTGGAGGAAAACGGCCTGATTCGCGGCTACCACGCGCGGCTGGACGCGGTGCAGCTGGGTTACGAGCTGGAGGCCATCGTGCACGTGACGGTGGATCACAGCCACCCGGACTGGCACGAAGGGTTCTTGAAGCAGGTAACCGAGTTCGACGAAGTGGTGGCCGCCTACGTGGTGAGCGGCGCCAGCAACTATGTGCTGCACATCCGCGCCAAGGGGCTGACGGCGTTTTCCGGCTTCGTGGTGGAAAAGCTGAACAAGCTGCCGGGCATGCGCGACATCTGTTCCTACATCGTGATGAAGACCATCAAGGACAAGTTGGCCGAATTGCCGCTGTAATATTCGATATAAATTTCCGTATATCGTATGTTTCTATAAAAGCAGAGTGGCGGGGCAATGATGGTGAGCATATCCGGCTGGGCAGGGCGGATGGTGGCTGTACTAGGCTGCAGCCTGTGGTTGGCGGGGGCGGCGCAGAGCTGCTGACACACAGCACCGATGGCCAGGTGGCGTATCGCAATGGCCAGCTGCATGGCTTGCCGCATGGCGGCAAGCGCGCCTTCTTTGTGGAGTTGCTGTTACAGCTGCAGCAGGAGCTGCAACTGCATGTGGCGGTACGCGACGTGCCGCTGGCTCGCGGCTGGCAGATGCTGCAGGTGCAGCCGCAGGTGGCGCTGTTCAATCTCAGCCGCACCCTGGCCCGCGAACCGCTGGCCCGCTGGGTGGGGCCGATCTGGCAGGAGGCGGACTACTTTTACGAGCGCTCGGCCTACCCCACCGGCGTTACCCGCCTGGAAGAGGCGCGCTTGCTGCCGGTATGCGTGCTGAACGGCAATGTGCATGATCATCTATTGGCCCAGCTGGGTTTCAGCCAGCTGTCGCGCAGCAACAGCTACGAAGGCTGTTTGCAGATGCTGGTGGCGGGCAGGGTGGAGCTGGTTGTTTCCTCCAGCCTCGATATCGACCGCAAGCTGCGCAACGCCGACATCAACCCGCGCGAAGTCAGCCAGCTGCCGGTGGTGGTGAATAGCGACGACGGCTACATCGCGCTGTCCGCCGCCACACCGGAGCAGGAGGTACGCCGCTGGCAGGCGGCGCTGGACAAGCTGCGCCGCAATGGCGTGTACCAGCAGCTGTACCAGCAGTTTGCCGAGTAGCGCCGCACTCCCCGGTTACGGTTCCCTCCGCAGGCAGGTGGCACTGCGACTGATTGTCGGTTTCCCTGCGCAGAGCCCGGCCCAAATGCACAAGGCCCTGCCGGCTGGGCAGGGCCTTGCTGTTGCGGCATGGGCTATCAGTAAATATCGCGCCCGAAGTACTGCACGCTGAGTTTCTTGAAGGTGCCGTTGGCGCGTACCGCGGCAATGGCCTTGTTCAGGCGCGCCACCAGCTCCTTGTCTTCCTTGCGCACCGCCATGCCGGCGCCCGCGCCCAGCACTTCGCGCTCGGCGGCATTGTCGCCGTTGATAGACGGGCCGACGAAGGCAAAGCGCTTGCCCTGTTCGCTCTTGAGGAAGCCGGC
This Vogesella sp. LIG4 DNA region includes the following protein-coding sequences:
- a CDS encoding c-type cytochrome, which codes for MYKTLLTVGLLSAGLLLAAPANASLELAKKNNCLACHSVDHKVVGPAFKDVAAKYKGQNVQAKLEEKVRKGGSGSFGPVPMSPNPQVPDAELKQLVKWVLSQ
- a CDS encoding cytochrome c → MKPPPASPLRLSLKCLLLLVCSAVLFYESAHAETPGAPAPARTAELQHLLRQDCGACHGMTLQGGLGSPLTAAALAGKPADSLVATLLDGRPGTAMPPWRPFISEDEARWLIRQLQQGSAP
- a CDS encoding cytochrome D1 domain-containing protein, whose protein sequence is MKRLSKLALAMAAAALLAGCASPALRGSGDLGVVIERASGSVQVVDNSHLAQLSRVTGLGDLSHASLVYSRDARYVYVFGRDGGLSKVDILSGKLVARVMQAGNSIGGAISSDGRIVAAQNYSPGGVKLFDADSLALLADVPAVDEHGQPSKVVGLADLPGNRFAYSLFEAGEIWLLDAANPRAPKVSKYRDIGRQPYDGLASGDGRYYIAGLYGEDGLALLDTWHPEAGVRRILPGYGQGQQRQPVYKMPHLRGWSMAGDYAFLPAIGHNSVLVADSRSWQQVTQVPVYGQPVFVMAEPSGRRVWVNFAYPHNDTVQVIDVPSMQVIKTLKPGKAILHMEFTGRGDAVWLSSRDDDKLVVIDTQNFATVAELPAANPSGIFFSWRAARMGM
- a CDS encoding Lrp/AsnC family transcriptional regulator, with the protein product MQQRLQDPFLRLLDRYQRDFPLQSAPFALLAAECGLPESVLLLRLQQARDDGLISRIGAVFAPNTVGASTLAALAVPPARLDEVAALVSSLPQVNHNYARDHHYNLWFVLAAPDRAGIVAALARIAELTGLVPLDLPLEREYHIDLGFALGEQGPSRRVTVSPPPPALDEADRRLISALGDGLPLLPCPFLPLAAASGLAEQAVRERLQDWETSGVVRRFGFVLRHHELGFRGNAMCVWQVPAAARDDIGARLAGDAAVSLCYARPPLGPHWPYNLFCMIHTRDADSARREVRRLAEEHLLLHVPQAMLLSTRRYTQRGARYHQETT
- a CDS encoding Lrp/AsnC family transcriptional regulator, producing the protein MNAALPLDVIDSLIIDRLQGGFPLLPGPFALAGEPLGLSAAKLCERLQSLLDRKVLTRFGPMYQVERMGGAFVLAAMVVPEARYDAVAAQLDALPAVAHNYRREHELNMWFVLATSTPGRIYDAMLEIEEATGLRVYDFPKLREYYVGMQFAVGGSAPVGRRELVAGDAGAVALDDTDWQLIRRTQGGLPLLAEPWQQLGAELGLAADEVCTRLAAMVQNGVIRRIGAVPNHYAIGYAANGMAVFDVDDEQVDALGQQVGAQPFVSHCYRRLRRQPVWPYNLFAMCHGRSRDEVQDQVAAIRQQLGDACRRHEVLFSSRILKKSGLRV
- a CDS encoding EamA family transporter, with protein sequence MPYLIIVTILWAFSFSLIGQYLAAQVDSDFAVLLRVLIATAVFLPFTVWRGLPQRLAGGFWLAGALQFGITYLCLYRSFAVLTVPEVLLFTVLTPIYVTLLDDALSRRLNRWALLAAAVAVGGGIVIRFQPLQGEYLLGFLLLQLANFTFAAGQVLCRRLLQNYPQQLPLHRYFGHFFLGALLVALPSFLLFGNPAKLPHSTIQWSVLVYMGLFATALGMYWWVKGSAQVSAGTLAIMNELHVPAGLLVNVLIWNHHANLQRLALGGAVILASLWLNRLGRAQSV
- the nirJ gene encoding heme d1 biosynthesis radical SAM protein NirJ; its protein translation is MLRLSHYLHTLLHPAPLASARPPAGPVVIWNLIRRCNLTCQHCYSTSADKDFDGELSTDEVFTVLDDLYAFGVRVLILSGGEPLLRPDIFTIGRRARDMGFYVGLSSNGTLIDAANVGRIADTGFDYVGVSLDGIGATHDRFRRMDGGFARALDGICLARDVGIKVGVRYTMTEDNAHDLPALLQLVADEGIDKFYFSHLNYAGRGNKHRDSDARHARTRWAMDLLLDACHAHLRAGDPRDFVTGNNDADGIYLLQWAARHYPAEAPALQQRLLQWGGNASGVNVANIDNVGNVHPDTMWWQVTLGNVRERPFSAIWPDTSHPLMAGLKQRPRPVTGRCAACAHLAICNGNTRVRAWQLTGDYWAADPACYLTDAEIGVTPGSYTLPALTPWRRGSIREVQA